A portion of the uncultured Bacteroides sp. genome contains these proteins:
- a CDS encoding TonB-dependent receptor, with protein sequence MKLCSNHNLLTTMLWVALSLVSTSVAAQRVIKGKVLDDANEPVIGASVLVKNTTNGTITDLSGAFELKAKNSDVLVISYVGYVAVEEKVTNRSEFTIHLHEDMKVLDDVVVIGYGSTTKKELTGSVSSIKKEGLNPGTFNNAMGMLQGKVAGLQIVNPDGADPNASYEILLRGTNTLSAGQGPLVIVDGVIGADIRNINFQEVESIDVLKDGSAAAIYGTRGTNGVIIVTTKRAKSGVTEISYDGQLTVGTVSHRAKPLSASDFKWVIEKYRPELSSYVFDGKTDWFKEITQTPISHKHNISISGGSSTFSHHTSFNYEKSDGLQKRNSSEKMMARTNIRQSVLDKWLDLDYNINVSHRKYAPSLTSAFEQAFTHNPTESVYDASDTESGGYSRIKAMSYYNPVAMINERDLSNRDDNYGANMRITLNVKPIEGLKWENFLSFNKEQFETREYYSHYYPSLIGTNGQAYISNYQQNDRQYESTVNYLKEFGKHSIQTLLGYNYQYTYSSTASMKNSGFDFDDSKTNNIGSGTDLASGKASMSSYKEDNTYIGFFGRFMYNYDDKYLFSASLRRDGSSRFGANNKWGWFPAVSMGWRINKEKFLSDVTWINDLKLRVGYGVTGNQDFANYKSLLMMTTAGKFYYNGQWINTYQPASNANPNLKWEKKGEFNAGVDMTLLDSRLSFVIDYYKRTTSNLLYNYIVPTPPYVYNTLFTNVGKVTNEGIELTVSGTPVKLKDFEWNTVFTVSHNKNKLTKFTNEEFTNGTYKVGWSTSGACYTQRLIEGQSLGTFYGPVWLGTDTDGTDVLLGQDGNGSVPEKDWVKLGCAYPDATLGWSNTFKYKNFDLSFALRASIGGDVLNNYAMEYENLSSIGLRNISSNWLSKTNFTSTTYKYSSKYIEDASYLKMDNICLGYTWNFSPRLIKKLRLSLTAQNVFCITGYSGVDPEVALSGLEPGMESLDYYPRTTEFTFGVNVTF encoded by the coding sequence ATGAAACTATGTTCAAATCACAATCTGCTTACAACTATGTTGTGGGTGGCATTATCCCTAGTCAGCACTAGTGTGGCTGCTCAAAGGGTAATTAAAGGTAAAGTTCTGGATGATGCAAACGAACCGGTTATTGGAGCTAGCGTACTTGTGAAGAATACGACTAACGGTACTATTACGGACTTATCCGGTGCTTTTGAATTGAAAGCTAAAAACTCTGATGTTTTGGTTATTTCTTATGTGGGATACGTTGCGGTAGAAGAAAAAGTAACCAACCGAAGTGAATTTACTATTCATCTACATGAGGACATGAAGGTCTTGGATGATGTAGTTGTGATAGGCTATGGCTCGACTACCAAAAAGGAATTGACAGGTTCCGTGTCAAGCATTAAAAAAGAAGGGTTAAACCCAGGAACATTTAATAATGCGATGGGGATGTTGCAAGGTAAAGTGGCCGGACTACAAATAGTAAATCCGGATGGGGCAGATCCTAATGCAAGTTATGAAATATTGCTTCGCGGAACAAATACTCTTTCGGCCGGACAAGGCCCATTGGTGATTGTTGACGGAGTGATTGGCGCTGATATTCGGAATATAAATTTTCAAGAAGTGGAGTCCATTGATGTATTGAAAGATGGATCTGCCGCGGCAATTTACGGAACAAGAGGTACTAACGGAGTGATAATTGTTACTACTAAACGAGCAAAAAGTGGAGTGACAGAGATATCGTATGACGGACAACTTACTGTTGGTACCGTTTCGCATAGAGCTAAGCCATTGTCTGCTTCTGATTTTAAATGGGTGATTGAAAAATATCGCCCGGAATTGAGCAGTTATGTCTTTGATGGCAAAACAGATTGGTTTAAAGAGATAACACAAACTCCGATAAGCCATAAGCACAATATTTCTATTTCCGGAGGATCGAGCACATTTTCTCACCATACTTCATTTAATTATGAGAAAAGTGATGGATTGCAAAAACGCAATAGCTCTGAAAAGATGATGGCTCGCACTAATATTCGTCAGTCTGTTTTGGACAAGTGGCTGGATTTGGATTACAATATTAATGTATCTCATCGGAAATATGCTCCATCTTTGACAAGTGCTTTTGAACAAGCGTTTACACACAATCCGACAGAATCTGTTTATGATGCTTCTGATACGGAATCAGGAGGATACAGTCGCATTAAAGCAATGTCTTATTACAATCCCGTAGCAATGATAAATGAAAGGGATTTGAGTAATAGGGATGACAACTATGGAGCAAATATGCGTATCACTCTGAATGTAAAACCTATTGAGGGATTAAAATGGGAGAACTTCCTTTCTTTTAATAAGGAGCAATTTGAAACTCGGGAATATTATTCTCATTATTATCCGAGCCTGATAGGAACAAATGGCCAGGCATATATTTCAAACTATCAGCAAAATGACAGGCAGTATGAATCGACAGTGAATTACTTGAAAGAATTCGGGAAACACTCTATCCAGACTCTTTTAGGATATAATTATCAATATACTTATAGTTCAACTGCTTCTATGAAAAATTCCGGTTTTGACTTTGATGATAGTAAAACAAATAATATAGGTTCTGGTACGGACCTCGCAAGTGGAAAGGCTTCTATGTCTTCGTACAAAGAAGATAATACTTATATTGGATTCTTTGGACGTTTCATGTACAACTATGATGATAAATATCTGTTTTCTGCTTCGTTAAGGCGTGATGGCTCCAGTCGTTTCGGAGCAAACAATAAATGGGGATGGTTTCCTGCTGTAAGCATGGGTTGGCGTATTAATAAAGAGAAATTTTTATCTGATGTAACATGGATAAATGATTTGAAATTAAGGGTAGGATATGGCGTTACCGGAAATCAGGATTTTGCGAATTACAAATCTTTGCTAATGATGACTACTGCCGGGAAATTCTACTATAACGGACAATGGATTAATACATATCAACCGGCCAGTAATGCAAATCCGAATTTGAAATGGGAAAAGAAAGGGGAATTTAATGCTGGTGTGGATATGACATTGCTGGATAGCCGTCTTTCTTTTGTTATTGATTACTATAAACGTACTACATCTAATTTATTATATAATTATATAGTTCCAACTCCACCATATGTATATAATACTTTATTTACTAATGTAGGTAAAGTTACCAACGAAGGAATAGAACTTACTGTTTCAGGGACACCTGTGAAATTGAAAGACTTTGAATGGAATACTGTATTTACCGTGTCTCATAACAAGAATAAGCTAACAAAATTCACAAACGAAGAATTCACAAACGGAACGTATAAAGTAGGGTGGTCTACTAGCGGAGCATGCTATACGCAGCGATTAATTGAAGGACAGTCTCTGGGGACATTCTATGGTCCGGTTTGGCTAGGTACAGATACTGATGGAACAGATGTATTGCTCGGGCAAGATGGTAATGGATCGGTGCCTGAAAAAGATTGGGTGAAATTGGGGTGTGCTTATCCCGACGCCACTTTGGGGTGGAGTAATACTTTTAAATATAAGAATTTTGACTTAAGCTTTGCTCTTCGGGCGTCAATAGGTGGTGATGTTCTGAACAATTACGCAATGGAGTACGAAAACCTTAGTAGTATTGGCTTGCGAAATATATCATCTAACTGGTTGTCGAAAACTAATTTTACGAGTACAACATATAAATACTCATCTAAATATATTGAAGATGCCTCGTATCTTAAGATGGACAATATCTGCCTGGGATATACATGGAATTTTTCTCCCAGATTGATAAAGAAACTCAGATTGAGTCTGACCGCACAAAATGTTTTCTGCATTACGGGGTATTCGGGGGTGGATCCTGAAGTTGCACTGTCGGGGTTGGAGCCTGGTATGGAAAGTCTGGATTATTATCCACGGACAACGGAATTTACATTTGGTGTTAATGTTACATTTTAA
- the rbsK gene encoding ribokinase, protein MQMNKKIIVIGSSNTDMVIKAEHLPKPGETVMGGSFLMTHGGKGANQAVAIARLGGQAVFICKVGNDMFGNNTIKMLRNEGIETTYVGTTSEKPSGVALINVDKKGENTIVVASGANSILSVDDIEKAEPEMGEASIVVMQLETPIETLIYAAEIAKKNGTTVILNPAPAPKEPLPDELLKNVDILIPNVTEAEIISGINIIDENSARKAILNIISKGVSTVIITMGAKGAIAYEKEELFHIPAFKVEAIDTTAAGDTFCGALCVALSENRSLKEAICFASKASSISVTRMGAQMSIPMRDEIIL, encoded by the coding sequence ATGCAGATGAATAAAAAAATTATTGTAATAGGTAGCAGTAATACAGACATGGTTATTAAAGCAGAGCATTTACCCAAGCCAGGGGAGACTGTTATGGGGGGAAGTTTCTTAATGACCCACGGAGGTAAAGGGGCAAATCAGGCAGTGGCGATTGCCCGATTAGGAGGACAAGCCGTATTTATCTGTAAGGTAGGGAATGACATGTTTGGGAACAATACTATAAAAATGTTGCGCAATGAAGGCATTGAAACTACGTATGTGGGTACGACTTCGGAAAAACCGTCGGGTGTGGCATTAATCAATGTAGACAAGAAAGGAGAAAATACCATTGTGGTAGCCTCGGGGGCTAATAGTATATTGTCTGTGGATGATATAGAAAAGGCTGAGCCGGAGATGGGTGAGGCTTCTATTGTGGTGATGCAGTTGGAAACTCCTATAGAAACATTGATATATGCTGCAGAAATTGCTAAAAAAAATGGAACGACAGTTATTCTGAATCCTGCTCCTGCTCCTAAAGAGCCTCTACCTGATGAATTACTCAAAAACGTTGATATTCTGATACCGAATGTGACAGAGGCCGAAATCATTTCGGGAATAAATATTATTGATGAAAACTCTGCTCGAAAGGCCATTCTGAATATTATATCAAAAGGGGTAAGTACTGTTATCATTACAATGGGTGCCAAAGGTGCTATTGCTTATGAAAAAGAGGAACTCTTTCATATTCCTGCTTTTAAGGTTGAAGCTATTGATACCACTGCTGCGGGAGATACTTTCTGCGGGGCTTTATGCGTTGCACTTTCCGAGAATAGGAGCTTAAAGGAAGCTATATGCTTTGCCAGTAAGGCATCTTCTATTTCGGTTACTCGGATGGGAGCGCAAATGTCTATTCCTATGAGAGATGAAATCATATTATAA
- a CDS encoding LacI family DNA-binding transcriptional regulator, with protein sequence MKKDTLIDIAKITGYSKSTISRVLNGKSEQYRISETAKNNILQVVKELNYKPNVTAQSLRNNITHTIGLVLPHIDNPFFANIASIVISEAQKYNYTVMLIDTLEDPIQEEKAIESLLARNIDGIILVPSGDNPKKLEDFSKHIPLILIDRYFEGHNLPYVSTDNYVGAYQATKLLLESGHRRILCIQGPEISITSQERVRGCKNAVNELGDPNLLAIKGNDFSIQNGYIETKLAATQEVRPTAIFALSSTILLGTIKALNEHNIHVPADISLISFDDNLYLDYLNPPITRIAQPLTNIGVIAVKMLMHKIIEKTDLNTEILLQPTIIKRESIKVISSNEAQ encoded by the coding sequence ATGAAAAAAGATACCCTAATAGATATAGCTAAAATCACTGGATATTCTAAATCAACCATTTCCAGAGTATTAAATGGTAAATCAGAGCAATATCGAATTAGCGAAACTGCTAAAAATAACATATTACAGGTTGTTAAAGAGTTAAATTATAAACCGAACGTTACTGCACAAAGTTTGCGCAACAACATTACACATACCATTGGACTTGTCTTACCTCATATCGACAACCCTTTCTTTGCGAACATAGCTAGTATTGTTATTAGCGAAGCACAGAAATACAACTACACGGTTATGCTAATCGACACCCTCGAAGATCCCATACAGGAAGAAAAAGCAATAGAGTCCCTCCTTGCCCGCAATATTGATGGTATCATACTAGTACCCAGTGGAGACAACCCTAAAAAATTAGAAGACTTCAGCAAGCATATCCCTCTCATTCTAATTGACCGCTATTTCGAAGGGCATAATCTTCCTTACGTCTCTACGGATAATTATGTAGGTGCTTATCAAGCTACCAAACTATTACTCGAATCGGGACATAGAAGAATCTTATGTATACAGGGACCCGAAATTTCCATCACCTCCCAGGAACGTGTCCGCGGTTGTAAAAATGCAGTAAATGAATTGGGAGACCCGAATCTTTTAGCCATCAAAGGGAACGACTTCTCCATACAGAACGGATATATTGAAACTAAATTAGCAGCAACGCAGGAAGTTAGACCTACCGCTATATTTGCCTTAAGTAGCACAATCTTACTGGGAACTATAAAAGCGTTAAATGAGCACAATATTCATGTGCCAGCAGACATATCCCTAATTTCATTCGATGATAATTTATACCTCGATTATCTAAACCCTCCGATTACTCGTATTGCTCAACCGCTTACCAATATCGGGGTGATTGCAGTCAAAATGTTAATGCATAAGATTATTGAGAAAACAGATCTAAACACAGAGATACTTCTACAGCCAACAATAATAAAACGCGAATCAATAAAAGTAATATCATCCAATGAAGCGCAATAG
- the eutC gene encoding ethanolamine ammonia-lyase subunit EutC gives MEEQASVVEHSEDLKRKGMSMSKLIRIKEEEIIEQDYWKELKAFTDARIALGRTGYSLPTREMLEFSLAHARAKDAVHLPFDKDTLKQKLGSMGLETIYASSAAPNRTVYLTRPDLGRRLSESARQHLIDLQFTGADVAIVIGDGLSSKAVHKQAIPLIAHLLPYIKELDLSLAPIVLADQSRVALGDEIGQLLKCKMVIMLIGERPGLSSPDSLGMYLTWMPYVGRLESERNCISNIRPEGLSYAKAAFKLAWIIEHVFEAQLSGIRLKDQSDDPASYKLVKPIPQLLK, from the coding sequence ATGGAAGAACAAGCATCCGTTGTTGAGCATTCAGAAGATTTAAAGAGAAAGGGAATGAGTATGAGTAAGCTAATTAGGATAAAAGAAGAAGAAATCATTGAACAAGATTACTGGAAGGAATTAAAAGCTTTCACAGATGCCCGCATTGCATTGGGGCGAACAGGTTACAGTCTGCCTACCCGTGAGATGCTAGAATTCAGTCTGGCGCATGCCCGGGCCAAAGATGCCGTTCACTTGCCATTCGACAAAGATACGTTGAAACAAAAGCTTGGGAGTATGGGATTAGAAACGATTTATGCTTCGAGTGCCGCTCCGAATCGTACCGTCTACCTTACCCGTCCCGATCTGGGGCGTCGTCTGTCTGAAAGCGCCCGACAACATCTGATTGACTTGCAATTTACCGGTGCCGACGTGGCAATTGTTATTGGTGACGGATTGTCATCTAAAGCGGTGCATAAACAGGCTATTCCACTTATTGCTCATCTTCTTCCTTATATCAAAGAACTCGATTTATCACTTGCTCCTATTGTGTTGGCCGATCAGTCTCGTGTGGCTTTGGGTGATGAAATAGGGCAGCTATTAAAATGTAAAATGGTGATAATGCTTATTGGTGAACGTCCTGGACTGTCCTCACCCGATAGTTTGGGCATGTATCTCACTTGGATGCCCTATGTGGGTCGTTTGGAATCGGAACGTAACTGCATTTCTAACATTCGTCCCGAAGGGTTGAGTTATGCCAAGGCAGCCTTTAAATTGGCATGGATTATAGAGCATGTCTTTGAAGCACAACTATCCGGCATTCGTCTCAAAGATCAGAGTGATGATCCTGCCAGTTATAAATTGGTTAAGCCGATTCCGCAATTGCTGAAATAA
- a CDS encoding ethanolamine ammonia-lyase subunit EutB has protein sequence MYKISLGNQRYHFDDLKDLLAKASPARSGDDLAGISAGSMEERVAAKMRLADLPLATFLEEQLIPYETDEVTRLIVDTHNAEAFAPISHLTVGDFRNWLLNEHTTSEMLSAVASGITPEMAAAVSKIMRNQDLILAAKKCRVVTKFRDTIGLPGHLSARLQPNNPIDDLKGISASIIDGLMYGSGDAVIGINPASDSFPVLKELNYMLDEIIHHYEIPTQSCVLTHVSTTIDLINQGVPVDLVFQSIAGTEDANTGFGVNLKMLEEAYDAALSMKRGTIGDNVMYFETGQGSALSSNAHHDVDQQTCEARAYAVARRFKPLLVNTVVGFIGPEYLYDGKQITRAGLEDHFCGKLMGVPLGCDVCYTNHAEADQDDMDGLLTLLVAGGLTYIMGVPGADDIMLNYQSTSFHDALYAREIFGLKHAPEFADWLEKIQLINHKGQLKLWKNKHPLLSIQKI, from the coding sequence ATGTATAAAATTAGTTTAGGTAATCAGAGGTATCATTTTGATGATTTGAAAGACCTTCTGGCAAAAGCATCGCCTGCTCGTTCGGGCGATGACCTTGCCGGAATCTCTGCCGGGAGCATGGAAGAGCGCGTTGCTGCTAAGATGAGGCTGGCCGATCTGCCTCTTGCTACTTTTCTGGAAGAGCAACTCATTCCGTACGAGACGGACGAGGTTACCCGACTGATTGTAGACACTCATAATGCGGAAGCTTTTGCACCTATCAGTCACCTCACTGTGGGAGATTTCCGCAACTGGTTGCTTAATGAGCATACCACCAGTGAGATGTTGAGTGCGGTAGCATCTGGAATTACCCCCGAAATGGCGGCGGCTGTGAGCAAGATTATGCGCAATCAGGATTTAATTCTTGCTGCTAAAAAATGCAGAGTGGTCACTAAATTCAGAGATACAATCGGTTTGCCCGGTCATCTGAGTGCGCGGCTACAACCAAACAATCCTATAGACGATTTGAAAGGCATTTCGGCTAGTATCATCGATGGCTTGATGTATGGATCAGGTGATGCGGTAATTGGCATTAACCCGGCGAGTGATAGTTTTCCTGTATTGAAGGAGTTGAATTATATGCTGGATGAAATTATCCATCACTATGAGATACCTACACAATCTTGTGTGTTGACTCATGTGAGTACGACCATTGATTTGATTAATCAGGGCGTTCCGGTGGATCTTGTCTTTCAGTCCATTGCGGGCACGGAAGATGCGAATACCGGATTCGGGGTAAACTTAAAAATGCTCGAAGAGGCTTATGATGCGGCCTTGAGTATGAAGCGTGGAACAATAGGCGATAATGTGATGTACTTTGAAACGGGACAGGGAAGTGCTCTTTCCTCTAATGCGCATCATGATGTAGATCAGCAAACTTGTGAGGCGAGAGCTTACGCCGTAGCCAGACGCTTCAAACCTCTTCTGGTGAATACGGTGGTGGGCTTCATTGGTCCAGAATATTTGTACGATGGCAAACAGATTACTCGTGCGGGACTGGAAGATCACTTTTGTGGGAAATTAATGGGGGTTCCATTGGGATGTGACGTTTGCTATACGAATCATGCTGAAGCCGATCAAGACGATATGGACGGACTACTTACCCTGTTGGTAGCCGGAGGACTTACCTACATTATGGGAGTGCCGGGAGCAGATGATATCATGCTCAATTATCAAAGTACTTCTTTTCACGATGCACTCTATGCTAGGGAGATTTTTGGGTTAAAACATGCACCCGAATTTGCCGATTGGCTAGAGAAAATACAGCTCATTAATCATAAAGGGCAGTTAAAGTTATGGAAGAACAAGCATCCGTTGTTGAGCATTCAGAAGATTTAA
- the eat gene encoding ethanolamine permease gives MGKETEKTTLKRSLNSFHLWGIAVGLVISGEYFGWSYGWASAGTLGFMITTAFVAVMYVTFIFSFTELSTSIPQAGGPFAYAQRAYGSVGGFLGGFSTLVEFIFAPPAIAMSIGAYLSVQFEGVNPQMVAVIVYIIFMSLNVLGVTTAAIFELVVTLLAIFELLVFMGVVAPGFELSNFTHNGWAGSDTFSMSTMSGIFAAIPFAIWFFLAIEGASMAAEEAKNPRKTIPKAFIGGILTLLVLAMGVMIFAGGVGDWSSLANINDPLPQAMKIVVGGTSGWLHMLVWLGLFGLIASFHGIIMGYSRQIFAVARAGYLPSVLSTVSKRFRTPHLAILAGGMIGILAIFSDNIIVFGNLPLTANIVTLSVFGSITMYIVSMFSLLKLRKSEPDLKRPFRAPFYPVFPIISLFCAMVCLAAMIYYNFPIFLLFMGMMFLAYGYYYFFRRVSIRNAVPVTIPIDD, from the coding sequence ATGGGTAAAGAGACGGAAAAAACTACTTTGAAGCGTTCTTTGAACAGCTTTCATCTTTGGGGGATAGCCGTAGGGCTGGTTATTTCAGGGGAGTATTTTGGCTGGAGCTACGGTTGGGCATCAGCAGGTACATTAGGTTTCATGATTACAACAGCTTTTGTTGCCGTCATGTATGTGACCTTTATTTTTAGTTTTACGGAACTGTCTACATCCATTCCACAGGCCGGAGGGCCTTTTGCGTATGCACAGCGGGCATACGGTTCGGTGGGTGGTTTTTTGGGTGGCTTTTCTACTCTGGTTGAATTCATCTTTGCTCCTCCTGCCATAGCGATGTCTATCGGAGCCTATCTTAGCGTACAATTCGAGGGGGTGAATCCGCAGATGGTGGCGGTAATAGTCTACATCATCTTTATGAGTTTAAATGTATTGGGAGTAACCACTGCGGCTATTTTTGAATTGGTCGTGACGTTGTTGGCCATCTTTGAATTATTGGTTTTCATGGGCGTGGTAGCTCCCGGATTTGAACTAAGCAACTTCACCCATAACGGTTGGGCGGGTAGTGACACATTTTCCATGTCGACTATGTCGGGTATCTTCGCTGCCATTCCGTTTGCTATCTGGTTTTTTCTTGCCATTGAAGGAGCCTCTATGGCTGCTGAAGAAGCTAAAAATCCGAGAAAAACGATTCCTAAAGCTTTTATTGGTGGCATTCTTACCCTACTAGTTTTGGCTATGGGGGTGATGATTTTTGCCGGTGGAGTAGGAGATTGGAGCTCGTTGGCAAACATCAACGACCCACTTCCGCAGGCGATGAAAATAGTGGTAGGTGGCACAAGTGGCTGGCTTCACATGCTTGTGTGGCTTGGCTTATTTGGTTTGATAGCCTCTTTTCATGGTATCATCATGGGCTACTCCCGCCAGATATTTGCTGTAGCCAGAGCAGGATATTTACCTTCTGTGTTGTCGACTGTTAGCAAGCGATTCAGGACACCGCATCTTGCTATTTTGGCTGGTGGTATGATTGGTATTCTAGCTATCTTCTCGGACAATATTATTGTTTTTGGGAATCTGCCACTGACGGCAAACATCGTTACTTTGTCTGTGTTTGGTTCTATCACTATGTATATTGTATCTATGTTCTCACTACTGAAACTCCGTAAGTCTGAGCCCGATTTAAAACGTCCTTTTCGAGCCCCTTTTTATCCGGTGTTTCCTATTATTTCTCTCTTTTGTGCAATGGTCTGTCTGGCTGCAATGATTTATTATAATTTTCCCATCTTTTTGCTGTTTATGGGCATGATGTTTTTAGCTTATGGTTACTATTATTTCTTTAGAAGAGTAAGCATAAGAAATGCAGTACCGGTTACTATTCCGATTGACGATTAA
- a CDS encoding LytTR family DNA-binding domain-containing protein, with amino-acid sequence MNILIVEDENLLAIELAERLVHLDSEIKIVGQADSIASTVAWLQHNECDLMFLDVHLSDGISFSIFDKIKVKCPVIFTTAYDQYAIRAFEVNSIAYLLKPIDEKDLEKSLNKYREIRGMFRADFETLLNYLGKSQTETKTFISRIMLSSGKAQMAMNVEDIAYFMADGRYLFAISVAGEKYFCESTLSKLEEELDNRVFFRLNRRFIVNFASVAYFTAYSKSRVKVKLKPEPDEEIIISSEKVKEFKQWLVR; translated from the coding sequence ATGAATATACTTATTGTAGAAGATGAAAACCTACTGGCTATTGAATTAGCTGAAAGATTGGTTCATCTAGATAGTGAAATTAAGATTGTGGGACAAGCAGACAGCATTGCTTCTACCGTGGCATGGTTACAACACAATGAGTGTGACCTGATGTTCCTGGATGTCCATTTAAGTGATGGAATTTCTTTTTCTATTTTCGATAAAATAAAAGTGAAATGCCCCGTGATCTTCACCACAGCTTATGATCAATACGCTATTAGAGCTTTTGAGGTTAATAGCATTGCTTATCTATTAAAACCTATCGACGAAAAAGATTTGGAGAAATCTTTGAATAAGTATAGGGAAATAAGGGGCATGTTCCGAGCTGATTTTGAGACTTTACTAAACTATTTAGGGAAGTCACAAACTGAAACCAAAACCTTTATCAGCCGCATCATGCTCAGTTCCGGTAAAGCGCAGATGGCAATGAATGTAGAAGATATTGCCTACTTCATGGCGGATGGACGTTATCTTTTTGCTATTTCAGTGGCCGGAGAGAAGTATTTCTGTGAGAGTACTTTATCTAAGTTGGAGGAGGAATTGGATAATCGTGTCTTCTTTCGGCTCAACCGTCGTTTCATTGTCAACTTTGCCAGTGTGGCTTATTTTACTGCCTATTCTAAAAGTAGAGTGAAGGTGAAGTTAAAGCCTGAACCGGATGAAGAGATTATTATTAGTTCCGAAAAAGTGAAAGAGTTTAAGCAATGGCTGGTAAGATAG
- a CDS encoding histidine kinase, whose protein sequence is MAGKIVDGLFTSVYFKASVFILVIFFAATWYVNVQVENEAAQRTNTMTQTLAVNNIHVVTNMLDNYEERLSLLKAALSEDASKDISRKTMMYMQKEDSSINDIYLEPLDALHKDNTHVWREVFVKGGRNYLKFSLPIDSNRKLSLLVDLMGFHQKFSETDTKSFNAYITITWKGIYLYHPDEKKIGTKVGIQDIANEKKVLALKDHFIEKVNSDYLNLPVYRYYYLMNMNGEKWMFTANIPNLDLIESTRKTGNDFLMISLLAIFSFLTVFSLGALRWRKEFIRRREIEQQNLNLQLKNEQHKQTMATAELERLKSGLNPHFLFNSLSNLRVLVSKDPEVAKDFAITLSNLYRYMLKQEYQNTVSLKEELEFTEDYISLQKIRFANKLITDVSLSKEWMEYKVPPLSLQLLVENCIKHTKISDSEPLRIRIYEENGFLVVANNYNPRESETEYSGRGIENLIKRYSFLTQTDCRFGVIDGYYIARIPLLFIS, encoded by the coding sequence ATGGCTGGTAAGATAGTAGATGGTCTGTTTACTAGCGTCTACTTTAAAGCTAGCGTGTTCATCCTTGTGATTTTTTTTGCTGCAACTTGGTATGTAAACGTGCAAGTGGAAAATGAAGCGGCTCAACGTACGAATACGATGACGCAAACTTTAGCAGTCAACAATATCCACGTGGTAACTAACATGCTCGATAATTATGAAGAACGACTTTCTCTCTTAAAAGCAGCACTCAGCGAAGATGCTTCGAAGGATATATCACGCAAAACGATGATGTATATGCAAAAAGAGGACTCAAGTATCAATGACATCTATCTGGAACCACTGGATGCTTTGCACAAAGACAACACGCATGTATGGCGTGAAGTGTTTGTAAAAGGCGGACGTAATTACTTAAAGTTCTCTTTGCCGATTGACTCGAATCGTAAGTTAAGCTTATTGGTAGATCTCATGGGATTTCACCAGAAGTTTTCGGAAACAGACACAAAAAGTTTTAATGCTTATATCACGATTACCTGGAAGGGCATCTATCTATATCATCCCGATGAAAAGAAAATTGGGACTAAAGTGGGAATTCAAGACATTGCCAATGAGAAAAAAGTTCTCGCTCTAAAGGATCATTTTATAGAAAAAGTAAACTCCGACTATCTAAATCTCCCCGTCTACCGTTATTATTACTTGATGAATATGAATGGTGAAAAATGGATGTTCACTGCTAATATTCCAAATTTAGATTTAATAGAATCAACCCGAAAAACAGGAAATGACTTTTTGATGATCTCTCTATTGGCCATCTTTTCTTTCTTAACTGTTTTTAGTTTAGGAGCCTTAAGATGGAGAAAAGAATTTATTCGCCGTAGAGAGATAGAACAGCAAAATCTGAATCTCCAATTGAAAAATGAACAGCATAAACAAACGATGGCGACTGCTGAATTGGAGCGTTTGAAGAGTGGATTAAATCCTCATTTTCTTTTCAACTCTTTAAGTAATTTGAGGGTATTGGTAAGCAAAGATCCGGAAGTAGCCAAGGATTTTGCCATTACTTTATCCAATTTATATAGATATATGCTAAAGCAGGAGTATCAAAATACGGTTAGTTTAAAAGAGGAATTGGAGTTTACTGAAGATTATATCAGTCTACAAAAAATCCGATTTGCTAATAAATTGATCACGGACGTTTCTTTATCTAAAGAATGGATGGAATATAAAGTTCCACCACTTTCCTTACAATTACTAGTGGAGAATTGTATCAAGCATACAAAAATATCAGATAGTGAGCCACTTCGCATTCGCATTTATGAAGAAAATGGCTTTTTGGTAGTGGCTAATAATTACAACCCCCGTGAATCGGAGACTGAGTACTCTGGTAGAGGTATTGAAAATTTAATTAAAAGATACTCTTTCTTAACGCAAACAGATTGTCGGTTCGGAGTGATAGATGGATATTATATTGCCAGAATTCCGCTTCTTTTCATTTCATAA